The Proteus sp. ZN5 genome includes the window CACGTAACTATGTTAATCAACGCGCACAAGGTAAAGAAGTTAACCAATATTGGATAGTGCCAGATGCAAAAGGGGATAGTGGCATTTTATATGTTATGTCGCCAGTTTATGCCTCAGGTAAATTTATTGGTTTGATTGGTATTGAAAGAGCTATTCGTCTTGAATATTTTTCTCCTGCCAAAGATAGAGTGATTTCAATTCATCTTCTTAATAGCAGAAATACTACTGTTTTAAGCTATCCGGCAGAAAATAATTATCATACCGTTAAACAGGCTCCTGATGTCAGTGCCCCTTATTTTGGTTTTGATGAAGACTTTAGTGACTTAGTTGCTAAGCGTAAATTATTACCTTCATCTTTTAGCGTGGTGTATTCATTACCACTCAAGCAAATTTTAAATGAATTTAAATTTACGATTTTTAATGCGCTGATTTTAAATATTATCTCAGCCATTATGATTTTTATTTTCGTCTGGATCTTTGAGAGAAAAATATTCTCTCCAGCCGAAAATAATGCCTCTCGTCTAGAAGAGCACGAACAGTTTAACCATAAGATTGTGGCATCAGCGCCAGTCGGGATCAGTATTCTTAGAATACGCGATGGTATGATCATCTTAAGTAACGAGCTAGCACATAACTATTTTCGTTTGCTTAGTCATAGCGATAAACAAAATATCCTTTCTATTATTGCTGAGAAAAGTAGCAATATGGTCGATGTAGTGACCAACAATCGTAATCATCTACAAATAAGCTTTGTTAACTCACGTTATCAAAATGAGGATGTGGCTATCTGTGTTTTAGTGGATATTAGCGCACGGGTTAAAATGGAGCGCTCACTACAAAATATGGCGACAGCTGCGGAGCAAGCTAACCAAGCTAAATCGATGTTTTTAGCAACGGTCAGCCACGAATTACGAACACCACTTTATGGCATTATTGGTAATCTAGAATTATTGCAGTCGCTTACACAAAGTGATGATACTTCTCGATTACTAAAGACAATGGATAACTCCTCATCGCTATTGCTAAAAATTATTAGTGATATTCTCGATTTCTCGAAAATTGAATCTAAACAGTTAAAAATTGATATTAAGCCATTTAATTGTCGCCAAGTGCTCTCTTTTGTTATTTCTAACTATTTACCTTTGATTGCGAAAAAAGACTTGGCTATTTACTGTTTTATCGAACCTGATGTACCAAAAATTGTAAATAGCGATCCTGTTCGTGTACAACAAGTTATCTCTAACCTTTTGAATAACAGTATCAAATTTACCACGACGGGATGTATTACCTTACATCTTTATAAAGATGATTATTATCTCTATTTTGATATTCACGATACAGGGCGAGGCATTAGCGATAAAGCATTGCATGAGCTGTTTGAGCCATTCTTCCAAGTATCTCAAAATACAGAAAGTGCATCAGAGGGAACGGGATTAGGTTTGGCCATTTGTGAAAAACTGATCAACTTAATGGATGGGGATATTAGTGTTGTTTCCCAAGAAAATATTGGTAGCCGCTTTACGGTTCGTATACCCCTTTATGGAGCCTTAGAAGGAATAGAATCGTCTTCTAAACAGAATATTTATAAAGAAAGTAATGTTCGTTGCTTTATAGATATTAAAAATCTTTATTTGGAAGGCTTTATTGGCCGATATCTTCGTTATTTCGGTTTGAGCTGTGAATTACTTACTGAAGAAGTGGCGATCTCTTCAAACGACTTTATTATTACGGACTACGATCTACCAAGAAAAGATAACTGCCAATTTATTAGGATCAACGAACACTACTTTGAGCCATCGAAGAAAATAGCTGAGAACGTATGGGTATGCAGTACTTATAAACTAAATGAATTAACAAAAATAATACTGCAATTACCACAAAATAAAGTTGAAGCAAATTGTGTGGAGATGGTGGAGCAAACTACAGATTGTAGCTTACAAAGCTTAACAATCCTTATTGTCGATGATCATCCAATAAACCGCTTATTGTTGACCGATCAACTGAAAAAAATTGGTTTTAATACAGCAACAGCAGAAGATGGTTGTGATGCATTAACGTATTTAGCTAAGAACTATGTTGATATCGTTCTGACGGATGTCAATATGCCAAACATGAATGGCTATCAGTTGGCAACACATATAAGAGAAATAGGCAGCGATATGCCTGTAATAGGAGTGACGGCGAATGCGATTGCCGAAGAGAAGCAACGCTGTATTGATGCCGGAATGAATGATTGTGTATCCAAACCTGTTTCACTTTCTATTTTAAGAGAAGTGTTGGTGAAGCATATTCCTAAAGAATAATTCTAGGTCGTGAACGATAAAATGAGTAAATAAAGACTAATTTATTAGTCTTTATTTATTTTTAAGCCCAAACAAGGCGAAAAATGATGTATTTAAAAAGCATTTT containing:
- the rcsC gene encoding two-component system sensor histidine kinase RcsC, whose translation is MRYLSSFKTSLKISRYLFRILGIMLWAMGALLTMFYLINIFNDTKSDIRQEYSNNYTNLLSFFRQTSGTIRDLQYLAERHQEQINLNPGMKNSLFYEGPFSLHKLNDTADCELFKGQTNNYFRSFNSILYYWKDNTPALQGINQVFMVGSHSMCMINFPLRASPVDTEMLKKMVYENTRNYVNQRAQGKEVNQYWIVPDAKGDSGILYVMSPVYASGKFIGLIGIERAIRLEYFSPAKDRVISIHLLNSRNTTVLSYPAENNYHTVKQAPDVSAPYFGFDEDFSDLVAKRKLLPSSFSVVYSLPLKQILNEFKFTIFNALILNIISAIMIFIFVWIFERKIFSPAENNASRLEEHEQFNHKIVASAPVGISILRIRDGMIILSNELAHNYFRLLSHSDKQNILSIIAEKSSNMVDVVTNNRNHLQISFVNSRYQNEDVAICVLVDISARVKMERSLQNMATAAEQANQAKSMFLATVSHELRTPLYGIIGNLELLQSLTQSDDTSRLLKTMDNSSSLLLKIISDILDFSKIESKQLKIDIKPFNCRQVLSFVISNYLPLIAKKDLAIYCFIEPDVPKIVNSDPVRVQQVISNLLNNSIKFTTTGCITLHLYKDDYYLYFDIHDTGRGISDKALHELFEPFFQVSQNTESASEGTGLGLAICEKLINLMDGDISVVSQENIGSRFTVRIPLYGALEGIESSSKQNIYKESNVRCFIDIKNLYLEGFIGRYLRYFGLSCELLTEEVAISSNDFIITDYDLPRKDNCQFIRINEHYFEPSKKIAENVWVCSTYKLNELTKIILQLPQNKVEANCVEMVEQTTDCSLQSLTILIVDDHPINRLLLTDQLKKIGFNTATAEDGCDALTYLAKNYVDIVLTDVNMPNMNGYQLATHIREIGSDMPVIGVTANAIAEEKQRCIDAGMNDCVSKPVSLSILREVLVKHIPKE